A window of Chrysoperla carnea chromosome 3, inChrCarn1.1, whole genome shotgun sequence genomic DNA:
taataatacttgggagtgataaaattaattagaacacaaaattatttttaaatctttccatacattgataaaaatatcattatatttataaataataattagtttctTTGTTTCATACATATATTCCGTATTATATTAACAAGCGGCATTATTTAGGCTTTCGTATATAATTTGATTGAACTCTTGTTGCAATTGACACATAATTTCGTTTATTGCCGGATCAGTTAACATCATGCATCTATGAACGACAccaaattagttattttatcgGGTAAAGAAATCCGAAATTGTAAACAATTAGAtgtgaaattttatgtaaaaattgcaaatagTAATACAAACATAGGTTTAGAACGTATTTTGatattcaaacataaaaaattatatttcaaacatcAACACAAACCTTGAGCAGCAAACttataagcaaaataaaaatgaactttttagaATAGAcatacttttgttattatagataacaaaaatttgttcgtattaACTCCAATCGCTCATAGTAACTTCAAAGCACATTAATAACGTTAacagaaaatttctatttctgtTTTAACGTATGaaatttaactatatttttaatatgcttttattagcttggtatgtatctATGAAATGGAATCTTTGAACTCAcccacttcaaaacgtcggattgaatagaccttttcattttaaaaagtgattacttTTTCTCGtacagtttattaaaaaactaatgtgagAGGGTAGCAGGAAAATGCGTCTTTTTCGTTGCGTACTTCATACTGCGCATTACGTTGTCTTTTTTTCGAGAGAAAGATATAGGCGCCGTAAATTCAGCCACGATCGCTTAAAGCTCGGCATAGGAGGTTTCATATCCTTCGCACACTTGCCAGGGccgaagaaaataaaaaaatacaataaagacaatttaataagtttgtctGATTATCCAGATCGAgatcttcaggattaacgattttctCCATACCTGAAAACATGGCAGTGAAGTCGCCactaatagttaaaaaaaaaaacacgcttttgtagctagctgcattaaaaaatagaaaataatttctattagttaatataaataaactgataagaaaaaactcattttatcgtaaaaaagcgtggggtgctttttaacatttttttattatgactttacttattatatttctaatttaactacatatttttaaataataatacggtACGATATCCTAAAAATATTAGactaacaaattaataatatgttattatgaaaaaaaaatatttttaatgttaacatttcaattttatttaaaggatTACATCTGGGTAGCAGCTGCGACCTAAACAATGCACGTTATGGTTGTCGAATACAAGGTGGAAGATGTGTATGTGGTATGGCGTGTCTTGACAAATCTTCCTTTGCCTCCCGGAGTTCTTGCATGTCTGCACTCAGAGGTTTGtttctataattatattattttggattaaataaaaaaaaaaaacagtcccATATACGATGACattattttgacttaaaaataatggattattatatattttaaaaattttagtttaaaaaattaatgtattagGTGCTAGAAGGGATATTTGTACAATGAGCCCATGTGAAAATGGTGGAGAATGTTTAAAAGTAACGCAAGAACCTGGTTATAAATGTCGATGTGAAGGAACTGGATTTCATGGCGTTCGATGTACCAAATGtaagtataacaaaatatataacaattacaaaattaattgtttaaatattcggtataaaatacataaaacattttctattattaatagattCTTACAAAGAGATGCATAATTTAGATACTGGTTAGTGTCTATATTAACAAATTCTAAAACTTTAGaatgtacttaaaatttttactcaatttttctaagcatgTCTAAAAATCCAAAGAATTATAGTAGTTAATTGGAAGACTTGATCAACGGGTTAGGGTTTTACatcaatgaatttaaaatccCTTAAGTTTCacttaaaggaaattaaaatatttctcttcGACATAAGAGTTTTTGAAGTTTCCtcctaaaatatttgtaaaatatgttgAGCTAAAAAAGTGAACAAAAGTCCACTTTTGGCTCCATACTTTCAAATGTATAATGAAAAAGAAACATTGAAACTTTAGATTGaaacctttttcggtatcacaacggaccctatggtctaagtgtgtcccaccctaggacagccactctaacctaacctaaattgAAACTCTTTAAAACATGTATAggttccaaaaatatttttggggtAAAAGATCGCTACCAGCCAGTTGGCTCGGTGGAAGGGAATTGTTTTAGCAGGAtggtgaataataaaatttacaattaaaaatatagattatataattttaaaataatttggttaAGTTTTTCGAATCTTAATAAGGGGGAGGTTAACTGTCTCTTCTTGACGATGACGTAAGAATTTGTTTTTGGAAATCTACATAGGGGGAGATGATGGGGCAGAGTAGAACATGGGGCACAATAGAACAACTGTAATATCTATACCTTATTCCAGaacaaattacacaaaattattaagtCTGGTTAACTTAATAATTCTGTgtaattttctttgaataaagtacaaatattaCGACTTTTCCACTGTGCCATGTGTTCCACTAAGCCCACCCCACCtccttatatattttaaactaaaaaagaagaaaacatGCAAAATGAGAATGAAAAATCGTGTGATATCATTTGCAACGATATCTTTGTCAATTGCcatcgaattaattttttattttctactttttagtatccctcaataaaaagcatttttccaaaaaaaattttttataaatccgacgacaaaaatattatttacctttTGATACTCTGCACCTACCAACATATATCAGAACCTTTTTACGTACGttgtccatttttttttttaaataaataaattatctttcaatttTCAGCTTGTCCCAGTCCGCAAAATATTGCAGATGGTGCACAATTTCCATACGAATGCATTGTTATATGATCTCGGGTCAGATCTacttaatggaaatttttttatattaaaagaacaAATTGTTAATAGTAGTTAATAAGAGTCTAGCTGGAGAATCGAATAGTTTGCATGGGAAcagtaaaatcaaattttcttaaaaattttgtacaaacaaaatatgtgttaaatataattaaattaactattttttactttgtaatgTTTCTAGGTAATGATTTTTAAACGtaagattttgataataaaataaaaatttgtttaaatttattccttgtgaattttttatttttacgattttactactgaaccgattttaaaaatccttTCACCAATATAAAGCTACATTTGTCACCGATATAAGGGTTAAGTCGTATTCTTTAGGACTATAATTAACTTCCTAGTAACAGGAAGTAATTGTGATGGGTCATGGGTAATAAaattcggtcgagtcgtttcgagtcggatgagtttttattttatttttttcctgatcgatatcgctcgaacaaaaaatgatatcgacttcgttgaggtgtcgaacgttaagcgtattaacggcaatatgattcgaaaagaatttcataatattcggcAGAGTCGTTTTGATTCGGtgggtcgagtttttatttttttaatctatttattatGTAGGGAAGTTATTCGTGCAGACCTCAAGAGACCCTACCCACGGccttgtaataatttaattgaagttcaagtttgaaaaaaaaaatacacagatatttacttattttgttcctgatttattgttattttttcctCAAACAAACGAATGTAATTCATTAATGTTACATAATAATTGTGTTTCAAATATCAGTACCCACAATgtacaatattttcatttgtttttatttatttattcattttttttatttctttttattaaattttttatatgatagtttttataaaagatttttcaGAGTACATACAACAAACAAAATTGGGAATtgttacttttcaaaatataatatacagttgtttttattttatatttttttttaaattttcaaaatttacatttttttttaaattttttaaactttattttaattataatattatgcaattgtaaaattttattaatgttattttcatcATCATCACATGCTATATGTCTGTgatttaagccaaaaatatatataggtgtCTCAAAATTATCGCATTCCGAAAGAACAGTTTTACACAGGATAGATTTTAACAAGAAAGTTTCGTTTAGAGTTTGTGA
This region includes:
- the LOC123296536 gene encoding neurogenic locus notch homolog protein 3-like yields the protein MDLFRIFSFFIVLILGLHLGSSCDLNNARYGCRIQGGRCVCGMACLDKSSFASRSSCMSALRGARRDICTMSPCENGGECLKVTQEPGYKCRCEGTGFHGVRCTKSCPSPQNIADGAQFPYECIVI